The Brachionichthys hirsutus isolate HB-005 chromosome 17, CSIRO-AGI_Bhir_v1, whole genome shotgun sequence genome segment acggtGGGTGGAGCTTCTTGGACTGACGTGTGTATTTCTGTCCAGACAATGAACGACTTCGACTATCTGAAGCTTCTGGGCAAAGGCACGTTTGGGAAGGTCATCCTGGTGAGGGAGAAGGCCAGCGGCACCTACTACGCCATGAAGATCCTGAAGAAGGAGGTCATCATCGCCAAGGTCGTCCAGCCAGCTGCGTGCAGGCGTTGTAGTTCTAACCTGCTAGCGTTAGCGCCTCCCTGTCCTCCAGCCAGCTGCTTGTGCCCGTTGTAGTTCTAACCTGCTAGCGTTAGCGCCTCCCTGTCCTCCAGCCAGCTGCTTGTGCCCGTTGTAGTTCTAACCTGCTAGCGTTAGCGCCTCCTGATgaccgtctcctcctcatcacaggATGAAGTCGCTCACACACTCACGGAGAGTCGCGTACTGAAGAACACCCGGCACCCCTTCCTCACGGTGAGCCGCCGCCTGCGCGCGGCTGCGGGACGGGTTCTGCTCCGCCCGGGTTAACGTACCGCTACCTGTCTGTGTTCCAGTCTCTGAAGTACTCGTTCCAGACGAAGGACCGGCTGTGCTTCGTCATGGAGTACGTCAACGGAGGAGAGGTGAGAGGCAGTCTGACCCGGATTAGAACCCACGCCCTCCGCTCTGAGACCCGAGGAGAgtcaggaagtgatgtcataaGATTGACGCGACTCCCCCCCAGACCGGGCCGAGCCCAGCGGCTCGCTGGTCTCTCACTGGTCTCTCACTGGTTGAACTGGTTTCCCTTCTCTGCAGCTCTTCTTCCATTTATCGAGGGAGCGAGTGTTTTCGGAAGAGCGCACTCGTTTCTACGGAGCGGAGATCGTCTCGGCTCTGGACTACCTGCATTCTGCTAAGATCGTCTACCGCGACCTGAAGGTGAGTCTCACCTGCTGGGATCGGTCGGCGCCGGTGAACGGCCTGAACACGCCTTCgtttctcctcgtcttcctcagctggAGAACCTCATGCTGGACAAAGACGGCCACATTAAGATCACGGACTTCGGCCTCTGCAAAGAAGGCATCACTGACACGGCCACCATGAAGACCTTCTGTGGGACGCCGGAGTACCTGGCCcccgaggtcagaggtcacacagCAAGTACACCGTGTGTGAGAGCAGGTCGAGGACCTTCACTGTCCTGTCCACGCTCAGCAGCACcgactggttctggttctggttctggttctggtgctgcgtTAGGGGCGTTCTCAGCGTTTTCAGATCCAGTCACACACAACTGATGCTAATTGGCTGATTGAACCGCCAATCAACTGCCTCCCGTGTTCTTATTGTTCAAGGTGCTGGAGGACAACGACTACGGGCGGGCGGTGGACTGGTGGGGCTTGGGCGTGGTCACCTACGAGATGATGTGTGGCCGCCTCCCCTTCTACAACCAGGACCACGAGAAGCTGTTCGAGCTCATCCTCATGGAGGAGATCAAGTTCCCTCGGACCCTGTCGGCCGACGCCAAGTCGCTGCTGTCGGGGCTGCTCATCAAGGACCCCAACAAACGGTACGGGGTTCACGCTGGGATGAGGCGTggtcagggggcggggcttcgtACTGCCAGGATGGTTTAGTGACGTCTTCTAGCGTTCTTCAGATATGTTTGTGTGAATAGAAAAGGATGCCCCGCCTTactctgcttctgattggctgatcaaTGGTCTTATACAAACAAGACTTCTGAACATGCGGGTCCAGGTGAGGTCCAGGTGAGGTCCAGGTGAGGTCCAGGTGAGGTCCAGGTGAGGTCcaggacttcctggatgagggCTGATCATGCTGGTTAAATGTTTGGTCACCTCGTCCACTGGCAGCACGTTTTTAAGCGGCTGTGAAACCCCGCCTCCTAGTGAGGGTTCCACTGATtatagccccgccccccccccccatcatggccGGGCCCTGATCCGTTTTATtctcaggacaggaagtgtAGAACGTGCCGCTCGGCGAACAAAGCCTTCTAATTATAACCGCTTCTCACCAGACGGCAGAACGAACCCGTTCACCGGAGTTATTTCTGGAAGCTCCTGTTCCTCCGCGGCGTCTCCGCTCTGACGGGCGccgtcttcttcctctctgttctgACAGGCTGGGCGGCGGCCCGGATGACGCCAAGGAGATCATGCGACACAGTTTCTTCAGCACAATCGACTGGCAGCACGTCTACGACAAGAAGGTGAGCGCAGATCACCTGGGAGGCGGGGCCAGCAGATGACGACTGTTTCACAAGATgtctggacaaaaaaaacacgaaaCGACCCGAGATGCTGGGTTTAATTTCAAAAGCAGGAAGAAGTTAATTCATTATCGATCGTTAAGAATCGTTGAGTCATTAATGGGTTAACGGTAATTAACAGTTGATAgatattaactcattcagcgTTGATTGATTATTCAGGACTTCCAGTGTCGCCGTTACCgccgtctcttcctctttcatctAATGAACGGCGCCGCTGCCCTCTTGTGTTGCAGCTGGCCCCGCCCTTCCAGCCCCAGGTTTCCTCGGAGACGGACACGCGCTACTTTGATGAAGAGTTCACTGCACAGACCATCACCATCACTCCGCCCGAGAAATGTAAGCCCTCCGTCTGCCCCGCCAGGCTGTTTAGACCGTCGGTCCTCGCTAGCTCGCTGCTGATGTGATGAAGagcgctcctcttcatcggtgTTTGTTACTGTGGTCGGTGACGTGCGTGCgtctgttcttcctcctccagatgaCGAGGACGGGATGGACGCGGCAGACAACGAGCGACGGCCTCATTTCCCTCAGTTCTCCTACTCGGCCAGCGGGCGGGAGTGACGCtccagccccgccccgccccgccccgccccgccccgacAGTATTGTCCCATTCGTGGCCATTTTGAGGAAAACGCGTAGCCATTTTAGGAAAAAGTACCAGtatctcctctttctccttctctgcctcctcactggtggggggtgggggggtgggggggtctttCTAGGGACTCTAGAGAGGGTTTTGCACAGTGGGCTGGGCTCCAGCCGGCCCGCCCACACTAAAAATAAGTCTCCGTGTTCAGCGCTCTCCTGCAGAAGGCAACGTTCTTGTTCTCTCCTTGTGTTCGGCATTTCTCCGGGCTCTTCTtcgttctgcccccccccccccccccccgttgactTTTTGCACTTGGTTTGGATGAGCCGTTTCGGggaacaaaaaccaaaaatgttGCCTTAGGTGTGCAGGTGTTTGGTACCGTACCACCGGGGcgttgtttggggggggggggggggggctgcgacgTCTTTCTTATTTCAGGATAAGTGCATGGTTCGTACATCATGACGGGCCTAGAAACCCCttccttctgctcctctcacCCCCCAATCAGCTACGACGTCTGCATCGGCCTTCCACTGCTGCTGGGTCCGCTTTGtactttacttttattttgaaacgggAAACACTAAAACTGCCAGAAACTGCACGTTCACTCAGGCACCACAGAGCACAACCGCGTTCACGCTCAGCCGCAGGAGAACCTCCTATCGTAGCTGTAGGAGCAGTGACCAGGTGTTTGTTCATAGGGGGTGTGGCTTAAggaggcttgtgtgtgtgtgggtgggggcaGGGGCAGTGTTAGGCTGTCATAGCACCCGTAGAAACGGCTGAGAGTTCTGCAGCAGACTGAAGTCAGCAGTTTGCTTCCACAATATCAGACCTGGAGCGGTGggtgaggaggtgcagaggagcTTCATCCACATGGTTGCCGAAACAAGCGGCGTGAGGCTAGGCTAGGTAGGACAGAAGGAAGGTGTGATGTTCAATGTGTTGTGTGCGGACTCGGGAGCAGcagctagcagttagcagctaactctTTTGCCACCATGCTAACTGGTGTAATGCCAGAACGAATGAAAGGTCTTTGTTTGGCGGCTAGCTAACCCACTCGTTCCCTTCCTGCCGCGTCATGGTACTTCCTGTTTCGTATTGCTGGAGCTGTTGCGCGGCGCTCAAACGTGTCGCAGGGTTTTGCTTTGGAATAATTTCCTAAAACTAAGGAAGtgggagaggaaataaagaacGATTAAGAGAGGAGAGGTCCGAGCCCGACTCGGGACCGCAGCGAGGCTGGGTCCTGTAGGTAAGAGTCAGATCCCTGTGGAGGAAAGGAGGTCAATAGATTTACTGCCACTGagtgctgccctctggtggtcTGGAGGAACACTTCCGACTACGGCGCATCTTAACGGGACAAATCCGTCATTCTGGAGCAAACTGCTGCTTCAAATGTGCTCTGCAGAACCTTCGGGGTTCCTGTAGGCCCGCTGGGTCGTGGCGGCCATTTTCCTCTGACGGCATGCTAAGGGTGGGAAGTTCTATCAAAGTAGCTCGTCTGAAAGCAGGTGGAGAAAACCTGGAGGAACATTGAGCCtactgctagcattagcattcaaaACCACTTCCTGGCTAACTTTGCTATTGAGTAGTGTAATAATTTAACAGTGAAACAACTGGAAACGATCAAACGGTAATGTTAGCCAGCTTGTGTTGCATCGATGTCCTTCCAGGTTTTCATTAGCCGTCCTGGAGAGAAGGGCGAAACAGGAACCCTGGAACGCGGTTTCGTCCACCTCCACTCCAACACTGACTCGGACGATGGTCCGGAGCAAGGAGAACCCTTCCCGAGCAGAACCGAGGCTTCCAGCTGCAGGTCGGGGGGTCCCGTCAGTCCGGTCTGTGCCGGGAAAGACTCCTCTAAGAGCACCTCCTTAAAATCTGAACTGGGGGTATCAATAACTCACCGATCGTGTGACGGAACACGAGAAAACTGAGCCGTGAGACGCTCGTGTGACCAAGAAGTCCTCCGTGATGTAAATATGCAAatgccttgtttttgttttttgatgtcACAGAtgagaacttttattttttgctgtcgggataaaaatacaaaacctGCAGTAATGGAAGGATCAACAAAGACTGGACCCCTCCTTccagtttgttttcctttccttgGACCAACCAAGGAGgatgtttccatggagacaggccccgcccccctgcctTCACCACAGACACCTGATTTACTGACTGCGACTGTGGAGTTTCTCCTCATCGGGTTTAAAGACGTGGGAccagagcttctttttttaaatatattttgcagTGCTGGTTTCATCAGGTTGTCCCAATCCCATCAtccctggctccgccccctttgtACCATAGTAttggatttatttatgtttgtcaTTCTAGACAGTGTTACCTTGTATGTCGTTAAAAAAGGCACCTCGAGTCGctgaaggatgatgatgatgatggatgcatTAACTGAagtcttattattttttttggataATTTGCTTGTTTGGTTTCTTACCAAAACATTAGAGCGAGAACCCAGTAGGGGACTTGCGTTGCCGTGGtagtatttattttgaattaaattaaaaggaATACATTTCAGGGTTTCTGCTGTCAGGAGGCTTTATTTAAGGCGGTCGGTGTGAAACGCTCCGCTGACGGCCTGCCGCGTCTCCGGACGGACCGGACTGGAAGGACGTCCGTCTTCCCAGTGGACGCATCCAAAACGTTTAAAGAAAAAGACCTAAAGACAAACAAGGCTGGGCCTGAACCCCCAGTGTCAGACTCCATTAAACCTGGTCCCTCAGAGACAGCGTTCCTCTGGCGCCCCCTACGGGTCCAACGGTCCTGGTGGAAGGCGGTTCCGAACCTGAACCCGTCTGTGCGTGATCCAGTTTGGACGAGGACCCGCAGCAGCGTTCACTCTGGTATGGGAGGCGGCCAGTCCACGTCCACAGACTGGAGGAAAGCACACCTGTCAGCACCGGAACACCTGAGAGGACGCTAAACGACGAGCCGGCCCCACCTCCACGTCCAGCTCCAGGATGTCCGCGtccgtctgcagcagctcacaCATGTTGGGCTTGGTGCGGCCGAAGTCTCCGTGGACGAACTCCTTGATGTAGCTGCGGGCTAACGTTCAGGATCCGAACCCGCAGCCGGTCACGCACAAACGGGACTACAAACAAGCTAATCTGGGAAGGATTAGCATGAGCCACTGCTAACAGGCTGCCATGGCCACTGTAGTACCGCACTGTTAGCGTCaggttagcatgctaatgtttGCTAGCTTGTCAACAGCCAGCCATAAATAACGGAAGCATAACTTTTAAAATGCTAATACCAACATGCAGCTGTTAGCATCGTGTCTAGCATGTCTGGCTCGCTGAGCTCAGGTCGGCCTCTCCTGCTACAGTTGAGGTTTTGACTCGCTACCCTCGTGTCCATCATCAGGAGCCCCGCCTCCAGAGGCGCACCTGGGGGACCGAACGGGACGGTGGGAGGATACGTCCCTGCCTGCGTCTTCAGCACCAGGTGGAAGTGATGGGAGTCCAGGAAGCGGGCGCTCATGCTGTGGACGACTCTTTGGCGCACGGCCAGCGTCCGGCGGTGCAGGACCCTCAGAGGAGTCTTCTGGTCCAGGGTCAGGTCCTGATGGGAGGAACACTTCTGTAAAACCCAAGCGGTTCTTCGCGCGGACCGAAGCCGAGCCGCTGACCTTGATGTCTTGGATGAAGGTCAGGTCCTCCCTCTGAATGGGTCTCTGAGTCCAGACGAGCGCCGTGTACGACTTGgtcttctcctcctcgccctccttCATCCGACTCGTGGCTTCTCTGCACATCGACACACGGATCAGCGCCGCCCGTCGCTCGCTGGTTCCGAGTCGCCTCCCCTCACCTGGTAACAATCTGCAGGTCCCTGACCCGGATCTTGTCTGAGGATCTGTTGATGGCCTGAAAACAGAACACATGAAACGTGCGTGAAGCCCCcctgactctgtgtgtgtgtgtgtgtgtgtgtgtgtgtgtgtgtgtgtgtgtgtgtgtgtgtgggggggggttggtgaagacgacctcctgcagctgcttcatcTCCGCGTTGCTGAGTCTGGATCTGTGAGGGTTCAACAGCTCCATCGCAAACGGACGACCTGCAGTCACACCAGAACACAAAGTAAAAGCCTCCGTCCACgcagcttttcaaaataaaggtcgGCCTCACCGTTGCCCAGAGTCCGGACGTCCACGTCCTCCCTGCCTGACGAGGAGAAATTAAAACCTGAAACAAAACCATCGGGACACAAATTCAGGATCAGGTCTCGATCTTGTCCCAGAGACCAGGTTGTGGACTCACCCTTGGCCCTGAAGGGGGACAGGACCGGCGCCGCTATCAGCTCCTCCACCGACGACTCCATCCTCCTCTCGCCGTCGATCACCCACGGCGTTTGAGGAAGACTCCGGCAGAACTTGTTGTACCTCCCTGAGGACAGGAGGACCGAtcaggacaggaggacagaggcgTGCCGGCGGGTTTTCAGCGTCCTCACCTGCTATGAAGACGGAGGCGTGGAGACACTGGACGTCCTGGGGGACGCAGCGGCTGGTTGGCCGGGCCGGCGGACTTGGGTAATGTCTGAGAATCACAAAGAGGATCTCAGACTGCTGccggagaaggaggaggagcatagAGAGCGTAGGAGGAGGAGTCAAAGAGCGTGAACGGAGGCTCACTGGAGGAAGCGGGCGTCGGCCGTCTTGTCCAGCGCTTTGACCACGGCCATCCTGGTGAAGACCGACTGAAGGCGGACAGAACGTTAACGTTTGACCAGGGACGTTCTGCGAGCAGAACCGGGATCAGCCCGGTTCTCCAGACACACCTGTTTGTTCTTGGTGGGCTTGAAAGCGTCGCGGCACGTTGAAGCCCTGCAGGAAGatgggaggtcagaggtcactaaCTCCTCCCACTCAGAAGGGTTGGGGTTCGGGGTCGTgactcacaggaagtgacagtcAGCTTCCGTTTCCGGGTGAATGAATTCAACGGCGATCTCAAACGGACTCTGGAGAAACGACGACATCGGTAAAATGTCCTCGCATTTTAAATGTCGGCGCTTCAGACGCCTCGGGGGTCGCCTACCCTGGTAACCACGGCAACGCCCCCTAGCTCCTTGGCCACCCGGCCCTGCATGACCCACTTGTAGGCCTCCTTcacctggatgacatcatccttGCTGAGCGCGACGCTCTTCTCTctgcacaaacaacaacaacaacaataaccgGAACCCCCGACGCGGCCGTGGCGACGGCGTTTACCTCTGGTCCGTCTTCACGTGCAGCCAACAGGAATGCTGCAGGTCGGGAGGAAACAGCGTTACTCACAGCCACGCCCCTTCCTGTTCCGGACGCGCGTTTAAACGCGACTGACCTCTCGGACAAACAGCTGCGCCGGCAGCGAGACGGACAGAACCAGGGTGCAAAAGTCAAAGCTCTGCGCCTTCACGGCCTCGGCTATCTGCCAACGAACAAACGAACAAACAGCGCGTCCGCTGAGCAGCAGCAACCAGccacagaaacaggaaacaggaaacaggaaacacccGGTGGGAAACACACCTCGGTGGCCTGAGCGGCATCGCAGAGTTCCTGCAGGATCCCCAAACACGCCACACACACGTCTTCGCCGCGCCGCGTGGCCACACCCACGTCTTCGTCGCGCCGGGCGGCCACACCCACGTCTTCGTCGCTCCGCGCGGCCACACCCACGTCTTCGTCGCGCCGGGCGGCCACACCCACGTCTTCGTCGCTCCGCGCGGCCACAGCggcggcctcctcctccgcggCGCCGCACG includes the following:
- the akt3b gene encoding RAC-gamma serine/threonine-protein kinase — translated: MSDQNVVKEGWVQKRGEYIKNWRPRYFLLKADGSFIGYKDKPQDSDLAYPLNNFSVAKCQLMKTERPKPNTFIIRCLQWTTVIERTFHVDTPDERDEWAEAIQMVADSLAKQEEEGILSSPSSQIENVNEEEMDTSSSHYKRKTMNDFDYLKLLGKGTFGKVILVREKASGTYYAMKILKKEVIIAKDEVAHTLTESRVLKNTRHPFLTSLKYSFQTKDRLCFVMEYVNGGELFFHLSRERVFSEERTRFYGAEIVSALDYLHSAKIVYRDLKLENLMLDKDGHIKITDFGLCKEGITDTATMKTFCGTPEYLAPEVLEDNDYGRAVDWWGLGVVTYEMMCGRLPFYNQDHEKLFELILMEEIKFPRTLSADAKSLLSGLLIKDPNKRLGGGPDDAKEIMRHSFFSTIDWQHVYDKKLAPPFQPQVSSETDTRYFDEEFTAQTITITPPEKYDEDGMDAADNERRPHFPQFSYSASGRE
- the pus10 gene encoding tRNA pseudouridine synthase Pus10, which translates into the protein MLPLKDSDKPIVRKLLDAGCCPRCVLRFCCVGVQAAYRRARQDTLTELQAFIGNTGGNHKSHDATASEPPGHPPSKRARVEAGACGAAEEEAAAVAARSDEDVGVAARRDEDVGVAARSDEDVGVAARRDEDVGVATRRGEDVCVACLGILQELCDAAQATEIAEAVKAQSFDFCTLVLSVSLPAQLFVREHSCWLHVKTDQREKSVALSKDDVIQVKEAYKWVMQGRVAKELGGVAVVTRSPFEIAVEFIHPETEADCHFLASTCRDAFKPTKNKQSVFTRMAVVKALDKTADARFLQHYPSPPARPTSRCVPQDVQCLHASVFIAGRYNKFCRSLPQTPWVIDGERRMESSVEELIAAPVLSPFRAKGFNFSSSGREDVDVRTLGNGRPFAMELLNPHRSRLSNAEMKQLQEAINRSSDKIRVRDLQIVTREATSRMKEGEEEKTKSYTALVWTQRPIQREDLTFIQDIKDLTLDQKTPLRVLHRRTLAVRQRVVHSMSARFLDSHHFHLVLKTQAGTYIKEFVHGDFGRTKPNMCELLQTDADILELDVESVDVDWPPPIPE